Within the Clostridium scatologenes genome, the region ATATTATAAGCGGTTTAACTAAAGCAGATAGCGGAGAAGTGATTTTAAATGATAAAGGTATATCTTATATATTTCAAGAAGATAGACTTATTGAGCAGCTTACAGTATATGAGAATATAGCTTTTGTGCTAAAGTCTATAATGAATAAGGATGAAATGAATAGTGTTATAGATAAATATTTAAATTTAGTTAAGCTTGCAGAATATAAAGATAAACTTCCAAGTAAGTTAAGTGGTGGAATGAAAAGAAGAGTAGCTATAGCTAGGGCTTTTGCTTATAAAAGTAAATTGCTTTTAATGGATGAACCATTTAAAGGATTAGATGAAAAATTAAAAAAAGAAATAATAGAGCAATTTTTAAAACTTTACAAGCAGGATAAAAGAACGGTTATAATGGTAACTCATGATATGGAAGAGGCAAAGCTTTTAGGAGATGAAGTTTATTCATTGGATAAGTGATTAAATTAATGTTAAAAATAAATTGTAAAAAGAGGAATACACCACCATGTTTGTATGTAATTTAATAGAGTAATAAAACTAAAAAAGAACAAAATAAGACCATAAAGTGTAGTACAAATCTTATTAAAGAGGAGGAATTACTTATGTCAAATAAAACATTAGTACCACAAGCTAAAGAAGGATTAAACAGATTTAAAATGGAGTCAGCTGCAGAAGTAGGTGTTAACTTAAAGCAAGGCTATAATGGTGACTTAACTTCTAGAGAAGCTGGTTCAATAGGTGGAAATATGGTTAAGAAAATGGTTGAAGCTTACGAAAAAGGACTATAGTATAATTTTAAGCCAGATAGGTCATTTACTATCTGGCTTTTGTTGATATATTAGCATGGTTATAATATTATTTATGAAAGTTTTATATAATAGTTAAAAATATCAAAGCATACTTTTAGAGCTTTTTATTTAGAAAACTAAGCTGAATACTAGATAATTTACTTTCGTATGAAGGCATTTTAGTAGAAATATTATATTTATCACAGTTTTCAAAAAATATATTTTTAAGTTTAGTGTAATTATTGATACTACAGGAATAATAGTTTTTAAATCTTTTTTCATATTTAGATCTCAAGTTTGGAAATAACTCATCCAGTTTAGAATAGTAATATTCTCTTTGTATGTCTCTTAATGTCATTCCGAAAGCAGGATAGATGAATTTAACACCATAGTATTTTGCCATTTTTATAATTTTAATTATATTTTCTTCGTTATCTTCAATAAAAGGAAGTATTGGCATCAAGGTTATGCCAGCATGTATACCTAAACTTGAAAGTATTCCTAGTGCTTTAAACCTATCAGAAGATACTGGAGCTCTAGGCTCTATTTTTTTTGAAAGTGAGTCATCACAAGTGGTAATTGTAATAGCAACTTGAGCATATATATTGTTTATTTCTTGAAGTATATCTATATCTCTTAAAATAATATTACTTTTTGTAGTGATATGAACGGGATAGTGATTATCAGCAATTACTTGAAGAGATTTTTGTGTAAGTTTATATTTTTTTTCAATAGGTATATATGGATCACTCATAGCACCAGTTCCAATAGTCCCCTTTATTCTTTTTCTTACAAGTTCTTTTTTTAATAATTCTACTGCATTTATTTTAACATCAATATCATCAAAATTTTGAATTTGATAACATTCACTGCGGGAATCACAATATATACACCCATGCTGACAACCTCGATAAATATTCATAGTGTATTTAACACCAAACCAGCTGCTAGGGTTTTTATTTGTTATTAAAATGCTTTTGGCATTTATTTCTCTTACCATATATAAGGACTCCTTTACAAATAATCCATAATGAAACCTATTGATACAAAAATAATATATATTTTATTCTTTTAATGATTCTTTAATAAAATAAATTATTTTACAGCTATATATATATCCACTTCAGCATTTTCACTGTCATCATATTTTTTACCATAGAGTTCAAAATCTCCTGTATATGTTCTTTGAAAATTTGAGTTCCATATATAAGACCAAGTTGCTCCAACTTTATCTGGCATCTTGCCTTTAGCGGTTACAACACAATATTTTGAAGCAGGTAATACTTTATATACCATGCCTTCTGGTATAGAATTTATATTACTAACTTCATATCCAATTATAAAGGAATATATTCCAAATTCTTTATTTTCATAATCACAATATAAACCTAAAATTTCATCAGGATTTGTTTTGTTCAATATTTTATCTCCAAGTTTTTCATCGGAAAACTCTTTCCAAAAATTTGAAATTTCTTTTATACATTGACCATCTTTGTTGGTAGTTCTTATTTCTTTCCCAACTATCATAATCTTATTCTTTTCTTCTATTCTTGTTTCTGGATCTTCTTTTCTCCATCTTTTTAAAGCAGGTAAGCAGTTTTTCATTAGATTTCTTGCTTCATTTTCATCCATACCGTTATCTTTCATAAAAGGCACACATGCATCTATCATTTCTTCCATAGTTAAATTTGGTTGCTTAAAAGCACCATTTTCATAACAGTAAATGCAATATTCCATGTTCTTTTCATTATTTACTTCAGTACCATAAACCTTCTCGTTCATTGGCATTCCACAGCTTTGGCAATATTTTTGTTCCATAAATTTTCTCCTTATCAATTTACTAAAATTATCTGTTTAATTTAATTAAATATGCATATTTAAAGTTAAAATTCAAATTTGAACCCATATGCTTTATGATTTTATTATATAGTAAAGCTTTGACAGCATTATGTCAGGTTTGAATACAAAAGGCTAATTTTTTTACATTTGTTCTTTATAATTTCTCTTATATGATTAGGTTCTATTACTTCTACATATTCACCATAGCTTAAAATCATAGAATAAATCCATTCGTCTTCAAAAAAATATGTATCTATAATTATACTTCCATCCTTTTCAAATTTCATTTCATCCTTATAGAATGAATCTTCTATTCTATATCTAACCTTTGGAGAGAATTTTAGCTTAACTCTTACAGATGTTCTTTGGACTTTATTATTATTTATATATTCCTTATATGAGATTCTATTTAACTGTATTTCTTCATCTAGGAGTTTCAAATTCTCCATTCTCGATAATTTGAACAATCTATAATCATTTCTTAAATTGCAAAAGGAAAATAAGTACCAGTAAAAGCTTTTAAAAACAAGAGTTAATGGTTCTACTTTTCTAAAGTCATGTTCACCTTTTGAATTTCTATAATCGAAGGATATACATTTTTTATTTTCTAAAGCATTATGTACAATTTCATACTTTAAAAGTTCATCTTTACATTTTTTAAAACCCCAAGGAGAATTATCTATGACCATTTGTTGAAAGTGAAGATCGAATATTGACTTTTTTTCATCAGGTACAATGCTTTTTACTTTTTCAATGGCTATTTCAACTTTTTTATCATTTATAAACTTATTCATATTTTTTAAAGCATCTACTATAGAAATCATATCTTCTAACGTTAGAAATTGATGACTAATTTTATAATTATCTACAATATAAAAACCGCCATTATTTCCAGCCTGGGAAACTATGGGGATTCCAGACATGCTAATTGATTCAATGTCTCTATAAATTGTCCTTATAGAAACTTCAAATTTCTCAGCAAGTTCTGCTGCAGATATTTTTTTCCTGTTTAAAAGTGTGACTACAATTGCCAGTAATCTATTAATTTTCATGGATTAATAATCCCTCCATAATATTTTAGCTATTATTTCTATTATATCAAATAATTAAAAAATACAATCTGCAGTTTTAACTAGATATTATAGATGAGAGATAAAGTAGTTTTATGATTATTTAGAATATCTTCTATAATTAACAATTTGTTTGCCTAGAAAATCAAAAAAATAACCTGATAGCTTTTTTTATGGGTCCTAACCAAACATTATAGTAGTAATCAGATTCAAACCAATCTTTCTCTTTAAAATAACAATAATCTTCAAATTTTTCATTTTGAATTATTAGCATACTTGTATTGGCTATTCGGAATATCAATAATTTGGCAAAAGAAGGATTTGGTAATTTAGTAAACATAAGTTTATTATAAAATCTAAAGTAAGTTTTATTAAGTTTTTGTGTTATTTTTTTCTGTTCTTGAGCTGTTCTAGGTTCTAGTGATGTCAAACAACATCCTTTTGCTACATTAAATCCTAATTTTTCTCCTGTACTTTCTAGATATTTTACAATGGAAGCTCCTCCATATATTCCTTGAATAACAATGGCTGTGAAGGCTTTACCAAAAAAACGTGGTCGGTGAAAAATAAAGGCTATTCGATCTAAAAAATTTTTCATAAGTGCAGTTACATGAAATGCATAATTGGGAGTAGCAAAAATTATTCCATCAGAATTATTGATTTTTTCAAGTAATAAATCTCGATCATCTTTCAAAGGACAATATTCTTCGCCTTTGTTAAAGCATAACTTACAACCTGTGCAATTTAAAAGGTTATAGTCCCTTAAAAAAACATATTCGAAATCAATTTCTGTGTGGGATTTGAAATTTTCAATGAATTGTTGAATCACTTGATAAGTTGCCCCTTTTCTAGGACTGCCATAAATATAGTAATTTAAATGTATTTTTATTTTGGAAAATCAGTTAATCCTTTCATTATAAATTCTGCTAAGTAATCTATAATTTTTGGAAAATGATGAATACCAATTTCTCTTTTATGAGTGTCAATAAATATTATTGAGTTGAATAAGGCCAGTATAAATTCAAAATCTAAATCATCTCTTATTTTTTTAAGTTTATTATTTTCTTGTATATGAATTTCGAAGAAAAGTTTCTCTTTAGAGGGATAATAATTATAAAATGTGCTTACTCCTATACCAGCCAATTTTGTTATATCAGAAACACTTGTATCCTTAAATCCTTTGGAACAGAATAACTTTTTCCCACTATTGAAAATAACTACTTTTTTATTTAACAATAAAATCACTTCCAATATACGAATGAATAATTTTAAATTCATTCATATACTAGCATGATAACATTTTAGTGTGAATATAATTGTGTAAATATTGGAATTTTGAAATAGTGTAAGGTTTTTATAGACAGATTTGATTTGTACTATTACTTAATTTTCAAAAATATGCATGTTATATGTGTATAGTAAGTTGTTTTTTTTACAAAAAAATTATTTATTATTAACAATTTAGATACTTGACTGGAAAAATCTTAACTTTTATGTTATTATTATGATTATTATATATTACATTTGAGGAGGAATTATTAATGGAATCAGACCCTAGTCCCGACCCGAGTATAATGGGACAATTTATTTTAATAGCCATCTTAACTTTAATTAATGCATTTTTTTCTTTAGCTGAGATAGCGCTAGTATCAGTTAATAAGAATAAAATCAAGTTAATGGCAGAGCAAGGAAATAAGAAAGCTCAATTATTGGAAAAATTTATTAAGGAACCAACAAAAGCATTATCTACTATTCAAGTTGGAATTACTCTTGCAGCGTTTCTTTCTAGTGCATCTGCATCTACAGGCATAGCAAACAAATTTACTAAGTTTTTGACTAACATTGGAGTACCTTATAGTAGTGAAGTATCAATAGTTATTATAACTATTGTATTGTCTTATGTAACACTAGTATTTGGTGAATTATTACCTAAAAGAATAGCTCTTCAAAAGCCAGATGCATTTGCAATGAGGTCTATAGGAGTAATTGTATTTCTATCTAAAATTACTTCACCTTTTGTAAAGTTGCTTTCTGGATCTATAAATATTTTAGTTAAAGTATTTGGATTAGATAAGAAAAATACAGAAGAAACTATATCTAAAGAAGAAATAAAATCCCTAGTTGAAGTTGGAAGAGAATATGGTGTTATTAATGAGACAGAAAAGCAAATGATAAATGGTATATTTGAATTTGATGATAAATTAGCTAAGGAGGTTATGACTCCTAGGCCAGATGTGTTTTTAATCAATGTAAATACTCCACATGATGAAATTATGGATGAGCTCATGGATGAAAAGTATTCAAGAATTCCTGTATATGAAGATGATATTGATAATATAATAGGAATTTTGTACATGAAAGATTTATTTATTGAGATTCATAAAAATCATAATAAGAATATTGATATAAGGAAAATGCTGCATACTCCATATTTTGTGCTTGAAAGCAAGAACATTGATGAGTTGTTTAAGGAGCTTCAAACTACTAGAAATCATATGGCAGTATTGATAGATGAATATGGTGGATTTTCAGGAATAGCAACTATAGAAGATCTTATAGAAGAAGTTATGGGAGAAATAGATGATGAATATGATGATAGTGAGCCGGATATAAAAAAGGTTGATAATGATACTTTTGTTGTAAGTGGTTCTATATCAGTTGATAATTTCAATAATTATCTTAATTTGAATTTAATTTCAGAGTATTCTGATACCATAGGTGGTTTTGTGGTAGATTTATTAGGTCATATACCACACAATGGAGAACGGAAAGCTGTTAATTATGAAAATATAATATTTAAAATTGAAGAAGTCAAAGATAGAAGAATAGAGAAAGTAAAAGTTTGTATGGCAAAAGAAGTTTAAGGTCTTTGTTTACTATGGTTATATTTTAACAAAGTATATATAATAAAATGAAAGCTTGAATCAGGTGGAGTTTTTAATTCTGCCTGATTTTTTTACACAATTTGGTGTAAGTTCTTGACAATACCAGTTTCTGGTGATAAACTGAATATATAAAAATTTCAGAAAACGATTAATTGGTTATTTGATATTTTAATTAAAATTTAATATTGTTGTCACTCTGAAGCGAAGGTGTCCTGAGATAAAGAGCGGGCAGTAAAGAAGTAATATTTTGAATTAGTGTATTATTTATCTGATGGCAATCATATGTAACACTCCCATCTTCTTTATGTGAGATATAACAGTTGATATGCTCATGGATAAGTTATTTTAAGATTTAGATGGAGAGTACCCATTATGATGGAAATTCACATGAGTCTAAAAATAATTTGATATGCTATGAATGAATTTAAGCTCTTCCCAAGCCTGGGAAGAGCTTTTTTACATGAGAAAAGCAAAGAATTAAAGTCTATGATTTTGTGTGAATCACTTACTCCTTCGGTAATAGGAGAAGGAGTTTCATATAAAGAAAGACGGGGTATTAGCAAAATATTAGTGATAGGATAAATGAAGTTTCATAGGAGGTTTAAAAGATGCTAAAAATAGCTATATACGGAAAAGGTGGCATTGGAAAATCTACAATTACCAGTAATTTATCGGCAGCATTTGCCAAGCTTGGAAAGAAAGTTATACAAATAGGATGTGACCCTAAAGCAGATTCTACCATTAATTTGCTTGGAGGGGAAGCATTAATGCCTGTAATGAATTATATGAGGGAATTTGATAAAGATCCAGAAAAAATTGAGGACATTTCAAAAGTAGGTTTTGGAGGAGTGCTTTGTATAGAGACTGGGGGGCCTACACCTGGTCTTGGTTGTGCTGGAAGAGGAATTATTACTACATTTAACTTACTGGAAGAATTAAATCTTTTTGAAACATATAAACCAGATGTTGTACTTTATGATGTTTTAGGGGATGTGGTTTGTGGTGGATTTGCAGCACCTATTCGTGAAGGATATGCTGAAAAAGTGCTTATAGTTACTTCAGGTGAAAAAATGGCTCTTTATGCAGCCAATAATATAAATAGTGCAGTTAAAAACTTTAAAGATAGAGGTTATGCAAAAGTGCTTGGTATTGTACTCAACCATAGGAATGTTGAAAATGAAGATGAAAAAGTAAAAGATTTTGCAGATTCAGTTAATCTTCCAATTATAGGTGATATACCAAGAAATCAGGAGATAAATCGTTTTGAAGAAATGGGAAAGACAGTTGTTGAAGGAGATTCGAACCTTCTAATAAGTCAGTCTTTTCTAAATTTAGCCAAATTATTAATTAAGGATGAGGGAATAAAATGAAAAAAGAGCCATATTATATTACAGCGGAAAAATTAGCAGCAGCAGGTAAAGATAATATTCCTGCAGAACTTATTTCAAGCACTCATTTGATTTACAGCTCACCAGCAACTCTTTCTTTTAATTCGCCTGGTGCTAAAGGTTTTGGAGTGAAACGTGCAGCTCTTGCAATACCAGGATCGGTTATGCTTTTGGTAGCTCCAGGATGCTGTGGCAGGAATACAACAACATTAAGTGAAGCAGGTGGATACAGTGAAAGAATGTTCTATCTAATAATGAATGAAACTGATATTGTTACTGGAGCTCACTTGAATAAGATTCCACAAGCAGTAGAAGAGATACGTAAATGTACAAAAAATATGCCATCAGCAGTTATGATTTGTATCACATGTGTGGATGCACTCCTGGGAACAGATATGGAGCGTGTTTGCAGAAAAGCTATGGATAGGGTAAATATTCCTGTTCTTCCGTGTTATATGTATGCATTGACAAGAGAAGGTCGTAAACCTCCTATGGTACATGTAAGGCAGTCTATTTATTCTTTACTTGAACCAATGAAAAAAAAGCCAGATACAGTTAATATATTGGGATACTTTGCTCCACTTATCGAAAACTGCGAATTGTATGATTTTCTGCACCATATTGGTATAAATAAAATAAATGAAATTTCTAGGCTAAAGGACTTTGATGAATATATGCATATGGGGGAAGCGAATTTTAATCTTATATTAAATCCAGAAGCAAGATTTGCAGCACAGGATATTATGAAAAGGCTGAATATTCCTTCAGCAGAGCTTATAAGACTGTATCAGATAGATAAAGTACAAAATCAATACCGAATTTTCGCAAGTGCTCTTGATACTAGTTTTGATGATCAAAAATATTATGATGAGGCGAAAAATAGCATAGATGAATTAAAAGCTGTTTATCCTGATATAACATTTGCAGTAGGTGAAACCATGAATGCTAATTCTTTTGAACTATCTTTAGCACTTTTAAGATGTGGTTTCAAGGTAGCTGAAATATATGCTAGCCTTACTTTAGAAGACTTTGTTTATATTAAAAAAGTTGCCAAGCTAAGTCCTAATACTAAAATTTATTCTAATCTTGAACCTACCATGCTCTATTATGATTGCAGTGAAGAAAATATTGATATAACCATAGGCAAGGATGCAGAATATTATCATCCTGATTGTGTAAATGTGCCTTGGAACCAGGATATTCAGCCATTTGGGTATGCTGGTGTAAAAAAATTATTTAAAGAATTAAAACACTCATTGGATTGTTCTTTTAAGGAGGCATAGTAGATGAAAGGATTGAGAAAATATATACCACCTTTTGCACCGGATCAATCAGGTGCAGCAGCTGTTCTTTATAAGTTGGGTGGAATCATAGTTATCTGTGATGCAGGAGGATGTGCTGGTAATGTATGTGGATTTGATGAGCCTAGATGGGCTTCAGAAAAAACTGCTATTTTCAGTGCAGGACTTCGTGATATGGATGCTATACTGGGGCGTGATGACAAGCTTGTGGCTAAACTTGCAGATGCTTCTAAAAAATTAGAAGCAAAATTTGCAGCAGTTATTGGAACTCCAGTACCGTCAGTTATTGCTACTGATTATAATGCAATAAAGAAAATGGCAGAAAAGAAGCTGCAAATACCTGTTCTTACTATAGAAACTACTGGTATGGATTTGTATGATGTGGGAGCTGAAAAAGCTTATGTTAAAATGTTTAAAATCTTTGCAAAAGATGGCCTTATAGTAGATAAAGAAACTATTGGTGTAATTGGAACAATTCCACTTGATGTCAGTGATTTAAAGGCACCAGATAAAATAGAATCTGAACTAAAGAATAAAGGATTTAAAAATGTCTATTGTTATGGTATGAAAGCAGATTTGTCAGAGGTAGAAGCTGCTGGCAGTGCTTCAAAAAATCTAGTAGTATCACCTGCTGGATTAAAGGCTGCACAGTATTTAAAGGAAAGGTTTGGCACACCTTATGAAGTCTTTTATCCACTAGTTTCAGATATATTAAAGAATGAAATGAAAGAACAGTTTAAAAATTTTGAGAATAAAAAGGTTTTAGTAATACATCAGCAGGTCATAGCTAATTCTATCAGAGATGAAATAAATAGAAATGTTAATTCAGATATAACAGTTGCTTCTTGGTTTATGTTAAAGGAGGAGCTTAGAGAGGTTAAAGATATTTTTCTTACAGAAGAGGACCAGTTTGTTAAGCTTATAGAAAAAGGAAATTACGATGTAATTGTAGGGGACAATATATTGAAACATGCAATACCTAACTTCAAAGAAAGGTATGTGGAGGTACCACACTTTGCAGTTTCAGGAAAGATGTGATGTAAGATGAGAGATTATAAAACTTTACTTATTAGAGTTTATGGTATCGTTCAGGGAGTTGGCTTCAGGCCTACAGTAAGCCGGCATGCAGATAAAAATCGTATACTTGGAAGTGTGTGTAATAAAGGACCTTATGTAGAAATATTGGCACAAGGTATAAAAAGTAGATTAGAAGGTTTTCTGTATGATTTAGAACACAATCCTCCAAAGCGTTCATCAATATTAAAAATTGATGTGAATGAAGTGGCAGAATCAAAAGAATTTAAGGACTTTGAAATTATTGAAAGTGAACATGTGCAAGGTGAGATTTTTGTATCTCCAGATATTGCTATTTGTCCAGAATGTATAAAGGAACTTTTTGATAAGAATAACAGACGATATCTTCATCCCTTTATAAACTGTACTTGCTGCGGCCCAAGGCTTACTATTTTAGATTCCATGCCTTACGATCGTGTACGTACTAGCATGGGTGAATTTCCTATGTGTCCGGAATGTGAATATGAATATACTCACGCAGAAACCAGAAGATATGATGCACAGCCAGTATGCTGTAATGAATGTGGTCCTGAGGTTTATATTATTGGGAGAGATGAGCGAGGAAGAGATGCAATTACTTATACAAGACAGGTAATACATGATGGAGGCATTGCAGCTAT harbors:
- a CDS encoding alpha/beta-type small acid-soluble spore protein yields the protein MSNKTLVPQAKEGLNRFKMESAAEVGVNLKQGYNGDLTSREAGSIGGNMVKKMVEAYEKGL
- a CDS encoding helix-turn-helix transcriptional regulator; the protein is MKINRLLAIVVTLLNRKKISAAELAEKFEVSIRTIYRDIESISMSGIPIVSQAGNNGGFYIVDNYKISHQFLTLEDMISIVDALKNMNKFINDKKVEIAIEKVKSIVPDEKKSIFDLHFQQMVIDNSPWGFKKCKDELLKYEIVHNALENKKCISFDYRNSKGEHDFRKVEPLTLVFKSFYWYLFSFCNLRNDYRLFKLSRMENLKLLDEEIQLNRISYKEYINNNKVQRTSVRVKLKFSPKVRYRIEDSFYKDEMKFEKDGSIIIDTYFFEDEWIYSMILSYGEYVEVIEPNHIREIIKNKCKKISLLYSNLT
- a CDS encoding AAA family ATPase, which translates into the protein MLKIAIYGKGGIGKSTITSNLSAAFAKLGKKVIQIGCDPKADSTINLLGGEALMPVMNYMREFDKDPEKIEDISKVGFGGVLCIETGGPTPGLGCAGRGIITTFNLLEELNLFETYKPDVVLYDVLGDVVCGGFAAPIREGYAEKVLIVTSGEKMALYAANNINSAVKNFKDRGYAKVLGIVLNHRNVENEDEKVKDFADSVNLPIIGDIPRNQEINRFEEMGKTVVEGDSNLLISQSFLNLAKLLIKDEGIK
- a CDS encoding hemolysin family protein encodes the protein MESDPSPDPSIMGQFILIAILTLINAFFSLAEIALVSVNKNKIKLMAEQGNKKAQLLEKFIKEPTKALSTIQVGITLAAFLSSASASTGIANKFTKFLTNIGVPYSSEVSIVIITIVLSYVTLVFGELLPKRIALQKPDAFAMRSIGVIVFLSKITSPFVKLLSGSINILVKVFGLDKKNTEETISKEEIKSLVEVGREYGVINETEKQMINGIFEFDDKLAKEVMTPRPDVFLINVNTPHDEIMDELMDEKYSRIPVYEDDIDNIIGILYMKDLFIEIHKNHNKNIDIRKMLHTPYFVLESKNIDELFKELQTTRNHMAVLIDEYGGFSGIATIEDLIEEVMGEIDDEYDDSEPDIKKVDNDTFVVSGSISVDNFNNYLNLNLISEYSDTIGGFVVDLLGHIPHNGERKAVNYENIIFKIEEVKDRRIEKVKVCMAKEV
- a CDS encoding nitrogenase component 1, whose product is MKKEPYYITAEKLAAAGKDNIPAELISSTHLIYSSPATLSFNSPGAKGFGVKRAALAIPGSVMLLVAPGCCGRNTTTLSEAGGYSERMFYLIMNETDIVTGAHLNKIPQAVEEIRKCTKNMPSAVMICITCVDALLGTDMERVCRKAMDRVNIPVLPCYMYALTREGRKPPMVHVRQSIYSLLEPMKKKPDTVNILGYFAPLIENCELYDFLHHIGINKINEISRLKDFDEYMHMGEANFNLILNPEARFAAQDIMKRLNIPSAELIRLYQIDKVQNQYRIFASALDTSFDDQKYYDEAKNSIDELKAVYPDITFAVGETMNANSFELSLALLRCGFKVAEIYASLTLEDFVYIKKVAKLSPNTKIYSNLEPTMLYYDCSEENIDITIGKDAEYYHPDCVNVPWNQDIQPFGYAGVKKLFKELKHSLDCSFKEA
- a CDS encoding nitrogenase component 1, with translation MKGLRKYIPPFAPDQSGAAAVLYKLGGIIVICDAGGCAGNVCGFDEPRWASEKTAIFSAGLRDMDAILGRDDKLVAKLADASKKLEAKFAAVIGTPVPSVIATDYNAIKKMAEKKLQIPVLTIETTGMDLYDVGAEKAYVKMFKIFAKDGLIVDKETIGVIGTIPLDVSDLKAPDKIESELKNKGFKNVYCYGMKADLSEVEAAGSASKNLVVSPAGLKAAQYLKERFGTPYEVFYPLVSDILKNEMKEQFKNFENKKVLVIHQQVIANSIRDEINRNVNSDITVASWFMLKEELREVKDIFLTEEDQFVKLIEKGNYDVIVGDNILKHAIPNFKERYVEVPHFAVSGKM
- a CDS encoding ABC transporter ATP-binding protein, with protein sequence MEYIDDYEVKIKNLYKHYDEHKVLDNLNINFRKDKITVILGPSGCGKTTLLNIISGLTKADSGEVILNDKGISYIFQEDRLIEQLTVYENIAFVLKSIMNKDEMNSVIDKYLNLVKLAEYKDKLPSKLSGGMKRRVAIARAFAYKSKLLLMDEPFKGLDEKLKKEIIEQFLKLYKQDKRTVIMVTHDMEEAKLLGDEVYSLDK
- a CDS encoding SPL family radical SAM protein, encoding MVREINAKSILITNKNPSSWFGVKYTMNIYRGCQHGCIYCDSRSECYQIQNFDDIDVKINAVELLKKELVRKRIKGTIGTGAMSDPYIPIEKKYKLTQKSLQVIADNHYPVHITTKSNIILRDIDILQEINNIYAQVAITITTCDDSLSKKIEPRAPVSSDRFKALGILSSLGIHAGITLMPILPFIEDNEENIIKIIKMAKYYGVKFIYPAFGMTLRDIQREYYYSKLDELFPNLRSKYEKRFKNYYSCSINNYTKLKNIFFENCDKYNISTKMPSYESKLSSIQLSFLNKKL
- a CDS encoding effector binding domain-containing protein; translation: MEQKYCQSCGMPMNEKVYGTEVNNEKNMEYCIYCYENGAFKQPNLTMEEMIDACVPFMKDNGMDENEARNLMKNCLPALKRWRKEDPETRIEEKNKIMIVGKEIRTTNKDGQCIKEISNFWKEFSDEKLGDKILNKTNPDEILGLYCDYENKEFGIYSFIIGYEVSNINSIPEGMVYKVLPASKYCVVTAKGKMPDKVGATWSYIWNSNFQRTYTGDFELYGKKYDDSENAEVDIYIAVK
- a CDS encoding TetR/AcrR family transcriptional regulator, which codes for MLNKKVVIFNSGKKLFCSKGFKDTSVSDITKLAGIGVSTFYNYYPSKEKLFFEIHIQENNKLKKIRDDLDFEFILALFNSIIFIDTHKREIGIHHFPKIIDYLAEFIMKGLTDFPK
- a CDS encoding flavodoxin family protein, whose translation is MIQQFIENFKSHTEIDFEYVFLRDYNLLNCTGCKLCFNKGEEYCPLKDDRDLLLEKINNSDGIIFATPNYAFHVTALMKNFLDRIAFIFHRPRFFGKAFTAIVIQGIYGGASIVKYLESTGEKLGFNVAKGCCLTSLEPRTAQEQKKITQKLNKTYFRFYNKLMFTKLPNPSFAKLLIFRIANTSMLIIQNEKFEDYCYFKEKDWFESDYYYNVWLGPIKKAIRLFF